DNA sequence from the Oncorhynchus clarkii lewisi isolate Uvic-CL-2024 chromosome 24, UVic_Ocla_1.0, whole genome shotgun sequence genome:
atgtgtttccagctgcacacaagcctaagttcaccatgcgcaatgctgaGTGATGAAtcccacttcaccatctggcagtccgacagacgaatatgtgtttggcggatgccaggataaTGCTACCTGTCCAAGTGCATAAAGCCAACTAAAGtttttggtggaggaagaataatggtttggggctgttttcatggtttgggctaggccccttagttccagtgaagggaaatcttaacactacagcatacaatgacattctagactattctgtgcttccaacttggtagcaacagtttggggaaggcccttgtgtcggcatgacaatgcccccgtgcacaaatgCTCTTGTGCTGCGGGGATTTGCTACCTTTCGGCCAATGTTTCAACagctagtggaaaaccttcccagaagagtggagtctgttTTTAGCTGCAAAGGGGGTGGACCAAAtccatatgaatgcccatgattttggaatgagatggttATCGAGCAGGTGGCCACatactttggtcatgtagtgtatgtggttcAGGTTTAGCAGATATAaggtaccatcactcattcaataAATGTCAGTCTAAACCCTCTGCTGTTTTCACTCTCTCTACCGGCCTGAGAATTGGCTGGTATTCACCAATGGACGTGTCCATATTTTTGACTTTGGTGTCTTAATGTTGTCTTACAGGATCATCAGGGACCATGGACTGATCAACCTGAGGAAGTTCCAGAGTAAGTGCTCTCCTAACAGATTAGAACTGGGCTGCAGAACAACCAGGAGACCAGGCGTTACTATAACACCCAGACTGAGTATGCATTATGTATCCATGGTTGTATGTAAACAACTGTTGCAATAATGATCAACAGTAACCCGAGGGACCCTGGAGGCACTGCCTGTGCTTTTATTTACGCTGGAAGCTGAGAATAGCCCAGTGCGACGTGTGCCAGAGCATGCCGCAGCATAATTATTGCTCCACTATGAATAGATGCCTATGAAATGAACACTGCAGGTCTAATAACCAACTGTATTGGAGATTTGTGAGCTCTTATTGATCCCCTCTCCATGGGCAGTTTTTCATCTAGCTTggtaatataatacatttttgtgTCCCGCTTTTTATTCATGGCAGATGGGACTGCAAGAGACTCCCTGACTAGATTTATACAATCGGTTCCTCTTTTTCCATTACTGGCCAGTGCAGTGTTATCTCCAGGTGATGCTCTGGGAAATTGGCTGTAGTTTTAGGGGTGGAAAAGGACACCCTTATGTTTTATTTACCAGTCTCCAGTCACTACggccctcctccccatctctcctcctatctcgtTAGTCTTTCAAGACAAAAGAGAACCCAGAGTTGCGGTAGAGCTGCAGCGTGGTTGTCATGGAGActgtcaaagtgtgtgtgtgtgtgtgtgtgtgtgtgttagtcataCGGTAATGGAAGCCGTGTCCaagcctgggaggctcacagtgTCGTGCCTAGGCTGATCATGCTGTTGCTCCAGGCAGTTTGAACAAACCGTCTCACTCAGTACCTCAGGACCACCAATCCAGCCCATTCCTGTTATGGAGTGTTTCAAATATTTGACTCCGCAGGACATTGACTCTACCTGTGTGTGCATGTCAGACACGTTCTCATCACTGTACAGCCACTAAATCAATGAGGAACTCTTGCTGCCAGCTTGCAGATAGACAAAGCTGTGCCAGCCTTGAGCTGCTGTCATACTACCCCACATTCACTGTGTACAGAATATATAATATAGAAATCACCATGTCTGCAAAGCCACGAGAGTCCActcaataaatatatatatctatgtctcagcaaaaaaataaatgtccctttttcaggaccctgtctttcaaagataatttgtaaaaatccaaataacttcacagatctttgttgtaaagggtttaaacactgtttcccatgcttgttcaatgaaccataaacaattaaggaacatgcacctgtggagcggtcgttaagacactaacagcttacagatggcaattaaggtcacagttatgaaaacttaggacactaaagaggcctttctagtggctctgaaaaacaccaaaagaaagatgcccagtgtccctgctcatctgcgtgaacgtgccttaggcatgctttaaggaggcatgaggactgcagatgtggtaaGGGCAATCTCAcagtctgtactgtgagatgcttaagacagtgctacagggagaccggatggacagctgattgtcctcgcagtggcagaccacgtgtaactccTGCACAGGAACAATACATCCGAacgtcacacctgcgggacaggtacaggatggcaacaactgcccgagttacaccgggaacgcacaatccctccatcagtgctcagactgttcgcgagaggctggactgagggcttgtagacctgttgtaagacaggtcctcaccagacatcaccggcaacaacgtcgcctatgggcacaaacccaccgtcgctggaccagacaggactggcaaaaagtgctcttcactgacgagttgtggttttggctcacctggggtgatggtcggatttgcgtttatcgtcgaaggaatgagcgttacaccaaggcctgtactctggagcgggatcgatttagaggtggaaggtccgtcatggtctggggcggtgtgtaatagcatcattggactgagctttttgtcattgcaggcaatctcaacgctgtgtgttacagggaagacatcctcctccctcatgtggtacccttcctcaggctcatcctgacatgaccctccagcatgacaatgccaccagtgacactgctcgttctgtgcgcgatttttttaccagggatttttacccccccccccccccagaaatgtccggaaacttgcaggtgcctttgtggaagagtggggtaacgtctcacagcaagaactggcaaatctggtgcagtccattagGAGATtttatgcagctggtggccacaccagatactgactgttacttttgattttgaccctctccccccttgttcagggacacattccatTTCCATGTTGGtcatatgtctgtggaacttgttgagTTTGTCtccagttgttgaatcttgttatgttcaaatGCCCATCGGGGGAGCTTTTAAACCGTTCATGGCCACAGCAGGTTATCTCAGTGATGCAAGGGGGTCACTCAATGTGCAATGTCTGGACATGTTCTCCTCTGGTGTTCCTCAAAAGCCTCTAATCTACCAAGATTGAATGTGATACAGATCACTGCTGTCataccctcttcctggagatctactgggTTTACAGTCCAACTCTAATTTACCACCTCATTCTACTTATCTACTTATGTAGTGTTAGACTGAACCTAccggacggtagatctccaggaagagggttgggcagtcCTGCTCTACAATTACAGCTACGTCTCGCGACCATTGTGTTTTTATCTTCCAGTCCTGGAGCATCGCTACCCTAAGGAGGTACAGGATCTGTATGATGCTATGAGACGTTTCGCCAGGGTGGTGGGCCCTATCGAACACGACAGGTTCATAGAGAGTCATGCATGTGAGTATGACATTATAATGTGCACACACAGTAGTCATTTGATgttcacacctgtctgtctgtctccgcctgtctgtccctgtctgcagTATAGACCGGTGAGGTGAGTGGACAGGCTTTTCTGATCTCATGTCATCCTTGTCTTTCAGTGGAGTTTGAGCTGAGGAGAGAGATTGGCAGGCTGCAGGAGTACAGGAGAGCAGGCATCCAGTCTTTCTGCAGTGAGTCCAGTCTACCCATATAACCCTGTCCCCCCCCTACTGCCAGACAGTCCCCCTAAgaatctgtgtcccaaatggcaccctattccctatttagtgcattacttttgaccagagcccatacagcgctggtcaaaaatagtgcactttgTAGGAAAAGGGTTAAATTTGGGACAGAGGCAGAGCCTCATTAGTGACTTCCTTGTGTCAGCCAGGACCCAGGGCTGACTGCACCAgtaaccccctccctcctctgtgtCCCCCTGCAGGTGCCAAGGTGTATGAGCGTGTGAAGCACGTGCGGGAGGATGAGCGGAGGAAGAGGACCATGCTAGTTGATGTGCTGCAGTACATTCAGGACGGACGGGCCTGCCAGCAGTGGCTCAGCAAACAGGCTGCTATGTGAGCCCCGTCCGCTTACCCTTTTGTCCAGTGTTTCACAATCCATTCCTCTGGACCATGTGGTTGTACGTTCATGTTTAAGTCCAACACTAGcccacctgattctactaatcaatggcttgatgattagttgactatTTGAATCAGGGGTATTAGTGCCTGGCTGTAACTGAGATACCACCCACTTCTGCAGTTTATTACTGTGTGCTTGGCTCGAACTGCAACAAGCAGTGCTTGATTGTTGATTGTTTGTATGTAGAGCTGTTCTTGTCATTTTGTTGTTTATCCTAAGCACAGCTCTTGGGTGTTCTGATAATTATTCTTTAtggaaggggaaaaaaacaactgCTAGTGATTAATTCTCTCTGTGGACAACGATCCCGGAGAGTGAAGTGTGTGCATTGCCTGTAGTGACACTTCTCTTTCCACAGTGATGCTGGTATCACTCCTGTTGTCATCACCACATCAGGTAAGGactctcttcctttccctctccttcccctgctACCTCTCTTCTTGTCATGGTCCCAGGTGCAGTCACATTAATGTATTCTCAGAGATGCTCATCCAGAAATCCAGTCAACGTACAGGACTATTATGCTTATTTGTCTGTTTCCGTTGTCATTCAGTGACCTCCAGTGCACAAGTAGGACACATCTATGTACTCAGTCATTTCTACACAGCTATATTTATACTAATTTGCCTGTCATAAATATTTGTCTTTATTTTCCTCACAAAACTGATTTTGTAAACCCATCAGTTTGTCATTTATAACAATAAGAGAATagtctttttttaattttttttttagatcTGTTAAAGTGTTATTGTTCCACAGCAACAGGCAGGAGAAGCGCCCCTCCTCTCAACCTGACCGGCCTGCCAGGGACAGAGAAGCTCAACGACAGGGAGAAAGAGGTACACACAGAATCCATTCCATTACATATGAATTCTAGGTTCTCTATGGATGTAAGGCTCTCAGCACCACCAGGGCATGAAATGAAGGGCTAAACAGAGAGTGTgtcctaaatggtaccctattcctccctggtaaaaagtagtatACTCTATAGCAGggctccaactctgttcctggagagctgtcCTCCtgcaggtttttgctccaaccccagttgtaactaacctgattcagcttatcaacaaGCTAATTATCAGAATCCGGTGTTgtagcgaaaacctacaggacagcaCCTCTGCAGAAAACGGCTTGGAGAGCGCTGCTCTATGGGGAATACAGTGGTATTTGGGATGCAGTCACGACTGGCATTTTGTTGAAGTAACATGgcgtgtctctcgctctctctctctctctcctgtggctGGCTGCAGCTGTGCCAGGTGGTGCGTCTGGTGCCAGGTGCCTACCTGGAGTACAAGCAGGCCCTGCTGAACGAGTGCAGGCGGCAGGGTGGTCTACGGCTGGCACAGGCCCGGGCACTCATCAAGATTGACGTCAACAAGACACGCAAGATCTACGACTTCCTGATCAAGGAGGGCTACATGAACAAGGCCTAGACCAGCCTGAGACCAAGGTTGTGTCATAAATGGAACCcgattccctaaatagtgcactacttttgaccagagcggggtgctatttgggacgcatccagagtcagaactgttccagcaGAGGTCATGGCTGGACTGGACACTAACTGATACGTTTTATTCTCATGTTGTCTTGGTGAAATGATGCTGTCATGTGCTGTGAGAACTACGTTTCAATGCCCTTTCTTTGAAAGAAAAACAATGAATTGTACACTATAtttacagaagtatgtggacacccctttaaaaTTAGttgattctgctatttcagccacacctgttactgacaggtgtttaaaatagagcacacagccatgcaatctccataggaaaacattggcagtagaaagccttactgaagagctcagtgacttaagTCAGTTtggcaaatttctgccctgctagagctttcccagttaactgtaagtgctgttattgtgaagtggaagcgtctaggagcaacaacggctcagccgcgaagtggtaggccacataagctcacaagACCGGCGCGTGCTGAAGCGAATAGCGCTTAAgcatcgtctgtcctcggttgtaacactcactaccaagttccaaactgcctctggaagcaacgtcagcacaataattgttcatcgggtgcttcatgaaatgggtttccatggctgagcagcagcactcaagtctaagatcacc
Encoded proteins:
- the LOC139382831 gene encoding transcriptional adapter 2-alpha isoform X4, giving the protein MTSDFPVLEPGWTAQEEMAVLEAVMDCGFGNWQDVAYQMRTKSKEECEAHYMKNFINNPLFSSTLLNLRQIEEARTADTAIPFKPTDDPPRPTFDSLLSRDMAGYMPARADFMEEFDNYAEWDLKDIDFVDDDSDLLHALKIAVVDIYHSRLKERGRRKKIIRDHGLINLRKFQILEHRYPKEVQDLYDAMRRFARVVGPIEHDRFIESHALEFELRREIGRLQEYRRAGIQSFCSAKVYERVKHVREDERRKRTMLVDVLQYIQDGRACQQWLSKQAAIDAGITPVVITTSATGRRSAPPLNLTGLPGTEKLNDREKELCQVVRLVPGAYLEYKQALLNECRRQGGLRLAQARALIKIDVNKTRKIYDFLIKEGYMNKA